TTTTGATGCAGTCCATCTCGCGTCTACGTGCTTCAGCACGCCAGAGTACCCGGTCAGTGTTTTTACCGTTAACAATATGACGATATTTCTTATACCTCAGGTCATACACACATAGTCGAGCATCTGATTGGAATGCGACACCTGGTTGGCCGTAAGGAGAGAATAGACGTTTTAGAACTACTCGGCGCTAcctatgtcgataaaaaaaggGACATGATCGGAGCGATGGAACTTTGGAGAAGAGCGATGGAGGAAAGGTTGGTTGATATGCATTGCTTGTTTTACACTACCTCATCGGGCCATACCGTGATGAAAGATGCGATTCTGCTTACATGTTGTGTATTTGCTCACCGTCCGCCGTGAAATTGCTGATGTAACTTTAATGATCACAGGTACTCGGAAGTTCCGATCATGCCGAAGCCAGCACCACCACCTGCCGTAGCGGCGTACGATTTTGCGCGTGAAATAACTGACCCCGAAGCACTGGACGAACTGCTGGCTGATCCAGATGAAACGCGAATGCAGGCATTGGTAATCAGGGAACGAATATTGGGTCCGGCTCATCCAGACACCAGTTATTACATAAGATACCGAGGTGCGATCTACGCCGACGCTGGAAAGTTCGGACGTTGCATAGAGCTTTGGAATTACGCATTAGATATGCAGCGGAGTATCCTCGAACCATTGAATCCCATGACCCAAAGCTCTCTCTTCAGTTTCACGGAGCTTTTTAGTTTCATGATAGGCGAGGAGGGCAGACCGACGAGCAGAGGTCGCAGAGTTCCTCCCGTAGAACGAAACGAACTTGTCAGAGTGTTCAATAAAGCGGTAATCAACGTTATTATTACAATCTCATTAATTGACGGGATAAATTGAATAGCGAGAAACATGTGCTAAATAACAACGGTACAAATTgaattcatacattttttccaacttttgtAGGTTTTTGAAGTCAAACTGGGAAAACAGATGTTGGATAAAGTACCAGCGTGCGAGCGTGACCTGAGTTTTCTGAATCGAGTTCTTGTCATCACATTACACCTGGCTTGTTTGCTAACCCACAAAACACCCCCACCAGATACAGAAGCCCACAGAGAGCTGCACGAAGCTATATACGACTTGGTCAGAATAAACGCAAAGGGTAAACAGGTGCGTTGCTCGAAATGATATATTATCGTTACTTCTCCACTAACGCGTTGCGCAACGATAATGAAATGTCAGTAAGACTCTAGCCCAtgagaatcattttttttaccaaatacGTCAATGGTGATTTAGTTATGTAACCGGATACATTGACTCGACGAACAGAGCTGTTTGTATCCTTATCTCATTACATAAACTGGgcgtttgtaaaaaaaaaaatatatacatatatatatttcagaaaaaaaaaaaaaaaaatatatatatatatatataggatCACCATTAACGTGGATTTTTCTATTGTGAATACAGGGCAGAGACGCCTTGCAGCTGGCATGCAGCAGGGACGCGACGGTGATCGCAAGGTACCGAGCTTGCGAATTTCCATCTCCACATTTGGCAAAAGCCCTGATAACGACAGGCGCCGATGTTATGGCTCGCGATGCCGACGGAAATACGGCGCTCCATCTTGCCGCGTTGTCTCATCCGTGCCCACCAGCGTTGGCGAAGACGTTACTTGACGCCGGTGCTCATTTGGATGCTGTGAATGGTGAAGGAAAGACTTTCGAGATGTTGTTGAAAGATCAAACTATTTACGATGTTGTAGAACCGCTCAAGTACACAACACTCGCGTGTTTAGCGGCCAGAGTTATAAGACGGACCCATAAAAGTCCCGAAGTACCTAGACACTTACAGGCTTTTGTCGCGATGCACTAACAAATAGAAATACCATAGAAGTTGTCTCGTTAAAATGTGCTAAAAACTGTTTACAACGATCTGTTTCGAGAGACTAGAATTGTACTGGAAAGAAATCTACGAATTATTTGATAGTGATCCTAGGAAAATGAAAACCATATATTTTGGCTAATCAAGAGTAAACAACAGTAGTTCAAATAATCAACAGTCCGTTATCGCAGAAACGCGCAGTTATTGTTCTGGGTGGTGTTATCAGTCAGATATACAGCTGATTACATGTCAGTTAGCAGGTGTAATGTTCTACTCAACCAGACGAGACAATTTCTCTGGTATAAGCATTGAGGCACTATCGACTACTTGATTCCTTACCCTGGGAGATCGTAATTGCATAAAGAAAAGCAGAGGGCTGTACTGAGAAATCCGTCGAATAAATACAAACTTTTTAGTATGGTAAGCTTGGAAACTCGCAATATTTGCTTATACATGAAACCCTACACACGCCATACTATGAATCTACATTACTATTgtcattatttgaaaataggatacagaaacaaaaaaatcaaatttatagTTGCTTGATCGAAGTATCACCTGTTTGAAGGTGTATCGCgtgtgaataaatataataatgcaTTACTTAACATGGTTTTAGTGGTATTTCTGGCATTACTATGACACGATTATACGTTATTTGTAGATCTGAATGACACATCAGTTTATACAATATATCGTTGGGTTATAGAatacaaattaatatttactAAATAACCAATAAGTCGGGCGAGATGATCGAATAATGTGCAACGGAACCTTCAGCCTTGCCCAACACGgttactttcattttcaattgtgataaaataaaatatatatatatacatactataaatataaaatattgttttttaatataaagactgtttgaaaatacaaacgTGTTAAGAGAAGTATACCAGCTatcctttattttttcacatatacTCATACACACACCTCTGGATACATTTTACgttattttccaattattgATCATATTCCGTTCCACGTATTTTATTACTGTATTGGATCGATTCTTCAAGTTACAGTACGAAATTcctgaaaatgaaacaatattttttaaagacACATTCTTTCTCTAGAAACCTACCTTTTTGGTTCTTCGTTTCCCTCACTTCGGCACAGGAATCGATTTCGtcctgaaaaatattcaatcccATATGCTACAATATCATTGGAGATAGCTAATTTTACATTGAAACTTTAGATATCAAAGGTATTTGACAACGATCGGCAacgagaataatattttcttaaGTTTGTCATATTTTCAAGACTGAGAACTAAACGATTTTTATTAGCTGCTTAGATTTTTGTTATAATCAACATTTTCCATTCTTTAAAGGAATACAAACAGCTGTTACAAATTTGctaataaaacattttttgtctTCTCTGGAATTTAATTCAACTGATTTATGTACATTCTCAATCGAAAAATCTTACTTCACGTCTGTATTTGTTTTGATAAACCTCAATTGTTAGTTATTCGTTTCAAGCAAATATTAAAGCAGAGTACCATAAAGTGATGATCGTATCTGGAAATTACTAACTTCATAGAAGTATTCAACATTCGAACGCTTTGACCGCTCATAACAAATTGATATCGATTCTTGAAAGAACGGCAAACCACCTAtaaggtgaaaatattcgagCGTCACTGAATATTATATATCAACATCTACCACACACCCATTGGACGGTTTCATTTAATTTGCAACTTTCTCCTAGTTCGATAAGTATGGAAGCTGAAATAACATGccaatttcaaatcgaaacTTTAAAGACACATAGACAATTCAAAACAGCCAACATAatttgatacaaaaaaaaactcataGTAATACAGCCTGAATTGATTATCACTTTAaactaatttgaatttattagaaaatggaaaaaaaattaaaaaaaaaaaaaaaaaaaaaaaaaacggaggtATCGAATTATCAAACGAATTTGGAGTCACGTACAATACAATTTGTAGTTGTAAGACCAATCCCAAATAAAATATGCCTCGTAGTTATTAGAATATTCCACTTCCTAACACaaaatacctttttttttgcatcatcTGTTTGCGGAGTTACGGCATGTAAAAACACCTTTAAATTATCTCACCTGTATTATCAACGAGGATCCAATTTGCCATAGACCTTTTCCGAATGTCGACAAAGATCAGTAATTCCCTCTGTTGAAGTGGTTATTACACAAGAGcacaaaaaataaagtacAAAACGCCCCAAGTTGAAATCAAGTTGAAGTTGAGTTTTATTCAGTTACGATCAATGAAGTTGTTTTTACACAAGAATGTCATACAATTCACAGGATATTCCTCCAGGTCTATGTGCTGCCGAGAGAAATTATGtgtttaccaaaaaattaccaTCACTTCCAATATCTTATTGATTTACTAATTATTGATTAACTAAAAATGTTAGAGTATGTTATGCAGATATAAAATTACTCATTGGAAATGTGGTATATGTTTTGGTGAACATTAAGTGACGTTGTTATTGGTACAATGAAACTGATTCACCAAAATCTTGAAGTGAGTGAACCCCAATGGACCACCTCAACATAAAAATCAGCTAATTACACTCTCTTGCCCTACGTGTGCTACAAGAATAAAGCGCAATGTGTTTAGAAAACAGGCCGACAAATCTTGAGACCAAACTCTGCTACCTCCTAAGTCTGGAGTGAAAACAGTGCATAAAAAGAGTTATCGGCATGAAACCTATCAATCTATGTCGAGCTCCACAACCACCTGGTATCTTCTCTCAGTCAATAATCGATAGACCAAACAAGATTGTTGAATTGTTTCACAGAAGAAATACATTAATCTCATTGATCAATTTACAAACGGTTGCAATATCCACTACCGAATTGACGATAATAGCTTAAATGTATAACAGTGTGTTAATGAACATAACCAGTTTGATCCACCGCTGTTGGAATACCTTAGGAATCTGCTAAGAATGGGACACCCTAAGTTGAATTACGATCTCACTTGTCATAGTACTAAGAAATAACTTACATACTAGTTTGTGTTACTATTAATAGTAATCTGAGAAAGCAAATCTAAGACCTATATAGACGTCGCAAACCTAATTC
This genomic stretch from Neodiprion pinetum isolate iyNeoPine1 chromosome 6, iyNeoPine1.2, whole genome shotgun sequence harbors:
- the LOC124220931 gene encoding protein fem-1 homolog CG6966 isoform X3; translated protein: MACRNGHYDVAEYLIEKCDADIEQPGSVVFDGETIEGAPPLWCAAAAGHSALVKLLVRSGAQVNSTTKTNSTPLRAACFDGHYAIVQYLVQNGADIEVANRHGHTCLMIACYKGHIRIAKYLLAMNADANRKSVKGNTALHDCAESGSLEILKMLVEHGARMDVDSYGMTPLLAAAVTGHTHIVEHLIGMRHLVGRKERIDVLELLGATYVDKKRDMIGAMELWRRAMEERYSEVPIMPKPAPPPAVAAYDFAREITDPEALDELLADPDETRMQALVIRERILGPAHPDTSYYIRYRGAIYADAGKFGRCIELWNYALDMQRSILEPLNPMTQSSLFSFTELFSFMIGEEGRPTSRGRRVPPVERNELVRVFNKAVFEVKLGKQMLDKVPACERDLSFLNRVLVITLHLACLLTHKTPPPDTEAHRELHEAIYDLVRINAKGKQGRDALQLACSRDATVIARYRACEFPSPHLAKALITTGADVMARDADGNTALHLAALSHPCPPALAKTLLDAGAHLDAVNGEGKTFEMLLKDQTIYDVVEPLKYTTLACLAARVIRRTHKSPEVPRHLQAFVAMH
- the LOC124220931 gene encoding protein fem-1 homolog CG6966 isoform X2, encoding MDFKSLVYHAARDGKLKRLKVFLELRGKDEVGQLVGAKTHGATPLVMACRNGHYDVAEYLIEKCDADIEQPGSVVFDGETIEGAPPLWCAAAAGHSALVKLLVRSGAQVNSTTKTNSTPLRAACFDGHYAIVQYLVQNGADIEVANRHGHTCLMIACYKGHIRIAKYLLAMNADANRKSVKGNTALHDCAESGSLEILKMLVEHGARMDVDSYGMTPLLAAAVTGHTHIVEHLIGMRHLVGRKERIDVLELLGATYVDKKRDMIGAMELWRRAMEERYSEVPIMPKPAPPPAVAAYDFAREITDPEALDELLADPDETRMQALVIRERILGPAHPDTSYYIRYRGAIYADAGKFGRCIELWNYALDMQRSILEPLNPMTQSSLFSFTELFSFMIGEEGRPTSRGRRVPPVERNELVRVFNKAVFEVKLGKQMLDKVPACERDLSFLNRVLVITLHLACLLTHKTPPPDTEAHRELHEAIYDLVRINAKGKQGRDALQLACSRDATVIARYRACEFPSPHLAKALITTGADVMARDADGNTALHLAALSHPCPPALAKTLLDAGAHLDAVNGEGKTFEMLLKDQTIYDVVEPLKYTTLACLAARVIRRTHKSPEVPRHLQAFVAMH
- the LOC124220931 gene encoding protein fem-1 homolog CG6966 isoform X1: MLKQPLVEIFRALIKFCKSVYHVRHRSLRKIPFKTGSVLSNVFLELRGKDEVGQLVGAKTHGATPLVMACRNGHYDVAEYLIEKCDADIEQPGSVVFDGETIEGAPPLWCAAAAGHSALVKLLVRSGAQVNSTTKTNSTPLRAACFDGHYAIVQYLVQNGADIEVANRHGHTCLMIACYKGHIRIAKYLLAMNADANRKSVKGNTALHDCAESGSLEILKMLVEHGARMDVDSYGMTPLLAAAVTGHTHIVEHLIGMRHLVGRKERIDVLELLGATYVDKKRDMIGAMELWRRAMEERYSEVPIMPKPAPPPAVAAYDFAREITDPEALDELLADPDETRMQALVIRERILGPAHPDTSYYIRYRGAIYADAGKFGRCIELWNYALDMQRSILEPLNPMTQSSLFSFTELFSFMIGEEGRPTSRGRRVPPVERNELVRVFNKAVFEVKLGKQMLDKVPACERDLSFLNRVLVITLHLACLLTHKTPPPDTEAHRELHEAIYDLVRINAKGKQGRDALQLACSRDATVIARYRACEFPSPHLAKALITTGADVMARDADGNTALHLAALSHPCPPALAKTLLDAGAHLDAVNGEGKTFEMLLKDQTIYDVVEPLKYTTLACLAARVIRRTHKSPEVPRHLQAFVAMH